The following are from one region of the Leucobacter sp. Psy1 genome:
- the gcvH gene encoding glycine cleavage system protein GcvH — protein sequence MALSTDLKYSAEHEWVAAGDPATVGITHVAANALGDVVYVDLPEVGDTVTAGETCGEIESTKSVSDLYAPVTGEVVEINESAVDDTAIINSDPYGEGWLFKVAVTEEGPLLSAAEYGEANGEEV from the coding sequence ATGGCACTCAGCACCGACCTCAAGTACAGCGCCGAGCACGAGTGGGTCGCCGCAGGCGATCCGGCGACCGTCGGCATCACGCACGTCGCTGCGAACGCGCTCGGCGACGTCGTTTACGTCGACCTCCCCGAGGTGGGGGACACCGTGACCGCGGGGGAGACCTGCGGCGAGATCGAGTCGACGAAGTCCGTCTCAGATCTCTACGCCCCCGTCACCGGCGAGGTCGTCGAGATCAACGAGAGCGCGGTCGACGACACCGCGATCATCAACTCCGATCCCTACGGCGAGGGCTGGCTCTTCAAGGTCGCCGTGACGGAAGAGGGCCCGCTCCTCTCCGCCGCCGAATACGGCGAGGCGAACGGCGAAGAGGTCTAG
- a CDS encoding L-serine ammonia-lyase: MAISVFDLFSVGIGPSSSHTVGPMRAAQQYVSMLRRRGVLSQVRGLGVDLYGSLAATGLGHGTFTAVLLGLEGYEPETILPAEVDRALARITESGTVRLGAELEGSDGETTGVELPFSVDDMVLRPLTVLERHTNGMRFTVFDEAGETLEQQTYFSVGGGFIVREGAEEAVLENLETTLSELPFPFTTGKELLGHCTDNELSIAAVMLENELTLRSEDDVRSGLVHIWEVMEECKDAALTREGPLPGGLNVRRRAPEWHRKLSDTDPDRNPIFWQEWINLVAMAVNEENASGGRVVTAPTNGAAGIIPAVLFYATHYTPGASEWSREERLRVVAEFLLAAGAVGVLYKEQASISGAEVGCQGEVGSASSMAAAGLAQILGGTPSQVENAAEIAMEHNLGLTCDPIGGLVQIPCIERNAIAASKAINAAKMALMGDGEHHVSLDEVIITMRETGKDMSDKYKETAMGGLAVNVVEC, translated from the coding sequence ATGGCGATCAGTGTTTTCGATTTGTTTTCCGTCGGCATCGGGCCATCGAGCTCCCACACTGTCGGTCCGATGCGGGCCGCACAGCAGTACGTGAGCATGCTGCGTCGACGCGGCGTGCTCTCGCAGGTGCGGGGTCTCGGCGTCGACCTGTACGGCTCGCTCGCGGCCACGGGACTCGGCCACGGGACGTTCACGGCGGTGCTCCTCGGGCTCGAGGGGTACGAGCCGGAGACGATCCTCCCCGCCGAGGTGGACCGCGCGCTCGCGCGCATCACCGAGTCGGGCACGGTACGGCTGGGCGCGGAACTCGAAGGATCAGACGGCGAGACTACCGGCGTCGAACTCCCGTTCTCCGTCGACGACATGGTGCTGCGCCCGCTCACCGTGCTCGAACGACACACCAACGGCATGCGGTTCACCGTCTTCGACGAGGCAGGTGAAACGCTCGAGCAGCAGACCTACTTCTCCGTCGGCGGCGGATTCATCGTGCGCGAGGGAGCCGAAGAGGCCGTGCTCGAGAACCTCGAGACGACCCTCTCCGAGCTGCCCTTCCCCTTCACCACGGGCAAAGAACTGCTCGGGCACTGCACCGACAACGAACTGAGCATCGCCGCGGTGATGCTCGAGAACGAGCTCACGCTGCGGTCGGAGGACGACGTGCGATCAGGGCTCGTGCACATCTGGGAGGTCATGGAGGAGTGCAAGGACGCCGCGCTCACGCGTGAGGGTCCGCTTCCTGGCGGACTGAATGTGCGCCGCCGAGCCCCTGAATGGCATCGGAAGCTCAGCGATACCGACCCCGATCGCAACCCAATCTTCTGGCAGGAGTGGATCAACCTTGTCGCGATGGCCGTGAACGAGGAGAACGCCTCGGGCGGTCGTGTCGTCACCGCGCCGACGAACGGGGCGGCGGGCATCATCCCGGCAGTGCTGTTCTACGCCACTCACTACACGCCGGGCGCCTCCGAGTGGAGCCGCGAAGAACGGCTGCGCGTCGTCGCCGAGTTCCTCCTTGCCGCCGGCGCCGTGGGCGTGCTCTACAAGGAGCAGGCCTCCATCTCCGGTGCCGAGGTCGGGTGCCAGGGAGAGGTCGGGTCGGCATCGTCGATGGCGGCCGCGGGCCTCGCCCAGATTCTCGGGGGAACCCCCTCGCAGGTGGAGAACGCCGCGGAGATCGCCATGGAGCACAACCTCGGGCTCACCTGCGACCCCATTGGCGGGCTCGTGCAGATTCCGTGCATCGAACGCAACGCGATCGCCGCGTCGAAGGCGATCAACGCTGCGAAGATGGCGCTCATGGGTGATGGGGAGCACCACGTCAGCCTTGACGAGGTCATCATCACGATGCGCGAGACCGGCAAGGACATGAGCGACAAGTACAAGGAGACCGCCATGGGCGGCCTCGCCGTCAACGTCGTGGAGTGCTGA
- a CDS encoding DUF4192 family protein produces MPDTPIAALPSTHDSHSTHSLPSRALDTEPKTRPTRSADPNVLRCESTADFLAALPVLTGFTADNSLFLVFFSGRRAGRAIRVDLPDRDDPGTMRALLDLLSERLGAVSQREGRVSGAAVVICTTTTFASARMTPHRDLAHRIERRLRRDGYRLRELCCLAPDGWASYFDDSTPATGRPLRAIAESPINRYIADDPQLRAKPITSLDALAELPSVEAGRRASIAAALDGPHLPGADEPSPLLSGPGSLTDEATVRADATRFESSFDRTDAGPPSDTVHLVRALASRERWFVLLLTALAPAAVVPDLCSGLPGNNRHHLTLDIDGEPANSPNSGWSVLRMVTNLPLEALDFDRLRQATSATADLAATVSGRWRVGPLALLALLWWLRGIHSAAERHLDRVRDAPSELGDVTHMVDRIVREYAPPGW; encoded by the coding sequence ATGCCAGACACCCCGATTGCTGCACTCCCCTCCACGCACGACTCGCACAGCACGCATTCTCTGCCGTCGCGTGCGCTCGACACTGAGCCCAAGACTCGTCCCACGCGCTCCGCCGACCCGAACGTGCTCCGTTGCGAGTCGACCGCCGACTTCCTCGCCGCACTCCCCGTACTCACTGGTTTCACCGCGGACAACAGCCTCTTCCTCGTCTTCTTCAGCGGGCGCCGCGCCGGCCGAGCGATCAGAGTCGACCTCCCCGATCGCGATGATCCGGGAACGATGCGGGCACTCCTCGATCTCCTGTCCGAGCGACTCGGCGCGGTTTCGCAGCGGGAGGGGCGGGTCTCCGGGGCGGCGGTCGTCATCTGCACGACGACCACCTTCGCGAGTGCCCGCATGACACCGCACCGCGACCTCGCGCACCGTATCGAGCGCCGGCTTCGCCGCGACGGCTACCGGTTGCGGGAACTATGCTGCCTCGCACCCGATGGCTGGGCGAGCTACTTCGACGACTCCACCCCTGCGACCGGGCGTCCCCTTCGCGCGATTGCCGAGAGCCCGATCAACCGATACATCGCCGACGATCCCCAATTGCGCGCCAAGCCGATCACCTCACTCGACGCGCTCGCCGAACTTCCCTCCGTCGAAGCGGGGCGCCGCGCATCCATTGCCGCCGCCCTCGACGGACCCCATCTTCCGGGGGCCGATGAGCCCTCCCCACTCCTCTCGGGCCCCGGAAGCCTTACCGACGAGGCGACCGTACGCGCAGACGCCACACGATTCGAGTCCAGCTTCGACCGAACCGATGCCGGTCCGCCGAGCGACACCGTGCACCTCGTGCGTGCTCTGGCCAGCCGAGAGCGCTGGTTCGTGCTCCTCCTTACGGCCCTGGCACCGGCAGCCGTGGTACCGGACCTCTGCTCGGGCCTCCCCGGAAACAACCGTCACCATCTCACCCTCGACATCGATGGCGAACCAGCGAACTCCCCGAACTCCGGGTGGTCCGTCCTGCGGATGGTCACGAACCTGCCGCTCGAGGCGCTCGACTTCGATCGCCTCCGACAGGCCACCAGCGCCACCGCCGACCTCGCAGCAACCGTCTCCGGCAGATGGCGGGTCGGTCCGCTGGCGCTCCTCGCCCTCCTCTGGTGGCTGCGAGGCATCCACAGTGCCGCCGAGCGGCACCTCGACCGCGTGCGCGACGCGCCCTCAGAACTCGGCGACGTCACGCACATGGTCGATCGCATCGTCCGCGAGTACGCCCCTCCGGGCTGGTGA
- the rsmI gene encoding 16S rRNA (cytidine(1402)-2'-O)-methyltransferase yields MILLAATPIGNLGDASTRLRETLANAAVIAAEDTRTTAKLLRLLGIEARPELLALHDHNEHERAAELVERARTEDIVLVSDAGTPTVSDPGFRVVQLAAEQGVDVTAIPGPSAVVTALAVSGLPTDRFAFEGFLPRKAGERDRFLASLADERRTLVFFEAPTRLAATLTALAAAFGADRPAAVCRELTKLHEEVRRGSLDELAAWAAEGVRGEIVVVVGGAPEREVSPEAALAEVQARVSGGERLKDATRAVAAASGQSSRDLYAAALASRG; encoded by the coding sequence ATGATCCTGCTCGCGGCCACGCCGATCGGCAACCTGGGCGACGCGTCCACCAGACTCCGCGAGACGCTCGCGAACGCTGCCGTCATCGCGGCGGAGGACACGCGCACCACCGCCAAGCTCCTGCGGCTGCTCGGCATCGAGGCGCGCCCCGAACTGCTCGCGCTCCACGACCACAACGAGCACGAGCGCGCAGCGGAACTCGTCGAGCGGGCGCGCACGGAAGACATCGTCCTCGTGAGCGACGCAGGAACGCCGACCGTTTCCGACCCCGGGTTCCGCGTCGTGCAGCTCGCGGCCGAGCAGGGCGTCGACGTCACCGCCATCCCCGGCCCGAGCGCCGTGGTCACGGCGCTCGCCGTCTCCGGGCTGCCGACCGATCGATTCGCGTTCGAGGGGTTCCTCCCGCGCAAGGCGGGGGAGCGGGATCGCTTCCTCGCCTCCCTCGCCGACGAGCGGCGCACTCTCGTCTTCTTCGAGGCGCCCACCCGCCTCGCGGCAACGCTCACGGCGCTCGCCGCCGCGTTCGGGGCCGATCGGCCCGCCGCCGTCTGCAGAGAACTCACCAAGTTGCACGAAGAGGTGCGGCGCGGCTCACTCGACGAGCTTGCTGCCTGGGCCGCCGAGGGTGTGCGCGGCGAGATCGTGGTGGTCGTCGGTGGTGCTCCGGAACGGGAGGTGTCGCCGGAGGCCGCGCTCGCCGAAGTCCAGGCGAGAGTGTCGGGCGGTGAGCGTCTGAAGGATGCGACGCGCGCCGTCGCCGCCGCGTCGGGGCAGTCGAGCCGCGACCTCTACGCAGCGGCGCTCGCTTCGCGCGGTTAG
- a CDS encoding MFS transporter, with protein MTADPDRETAQRPAPGGADGAPSLISLTGLGYFPLALIARFPFAMMVVGVLTLVVSARGSVELGGLASASVGIGSALIGPLVGAAADRFGQRPTLLITAIANSAALGALAWIAYSPLDVWAVFAVSFLVGASGPQISPMSRSRLVMIIKTAMPSKRRPRTLSATLAYESAADEVVFVFGPVIVGLLATFFGAWAPIAGAAALTLVFVVAFALHRTSAPPKTRAERAATLAPARELARPELLVTVFGIFCVGLVFGTTLTGLTALTQDLGSPESAGLFYGIMGLGSAVLAISVVWFSPRFTLRYRWLVFVLFILAGQFVMATGAGLGAVALGLGITGIGIGPLLVTLYSFGTHRSPEGRSATVMTMLGSGVIVGQSGASALTGYIAEHVGTDTAMWLPAWAGALLALAGIVNWFLTPAGFEPSPHTATVEVQVP; from the coding sequence GTGACGGCCGATCCGGATCGCGAGACCGCGCAGCGACCCGCCCCAGGCGGCGCCGACGGCGCCCCGTCGCTCATCTCGCTGACCGGCCTCGGGTACTTCCCGCTCGCGCTGATCGCCCGCTTCCCGTTCGCGATGATGGTCGTGGGTGTGCTCACGCTCGTCGTCTCCGCTCGCGGCTCGGTCGAGCTCGGCGGTCTCGCTTCGGCCTCGGTGGGCATCGGGTCGGCGCTCATCGGGCCGCTCGTCGGAGCCGCGGCCGACCGGTTCGGGCAGCGGCCGACGTTGCTCATCACGGCCATCGCGAACAGTGCAGCGCTCGGCGCCCTCGCATGGATCGCATACAGCCCGCTCGACGTGTGGGCGGTCTTCGCGGTCTCGTTCCTCGTCGGCGCCTCCGGTCCGCAGATCTCCCCGATGTCGCGTTCGCGCCTCGTGATGATCATCAAGACGGCGATGCCGTCGAAACGCCGCCCCCGCACGCTGAGCGCCACGCTGGCCTACGAGTCTGCAGCGGACGAGGTCGTCTTCGTCTTCGGGCCGGTCATCGTGGGCCTGCTCGCCACGTTCTTCGGCGCATGGGCGCCCATCGCGGGCGCCGCCGCGCTGACGCTCGTGTTCGTCGTCGCGTTCGCACTGCACCGCACCAGCGCACCACCGAAGACGCGGGCGGAGCGCGCGGCCACGCTCGCGCCGGCCCGCGAGCTCGCCCGCCCCGAACTCCTCGTCACGGTCTTCGGGATCTTCTGCGTCGGTCTCGTCTTCGGCACCACGCTCACCGGGCTCACCGCACTGACCCAGGACCTCGGGAGCCCCGAGAGCGCCGGCCTCTTCTACGGGATCATGGGCCTCGGGTCGGCGGTCCTCGCCATCAGCGTCGTGTGGTTCTCCCCGCGCTTCACCCTCAGGTACCGGTGGCTCGTCTTCGTGCTCTTCATCCTCGCGGGGCAGTTCGTCATGGCGACCGGGGCCGGGCTCGGCGCGGTCGCACTCGGGCTCGGGATCACCGGGATCGGGATCGGCCCGCTCCTCGTGACGCTCTACAGCTTCGGCACCCACCGCAGCCCCGAGGGGCGATCCGCGACCGTGATGACGATGCTCGGATCCGGCGTCATCGTCGGACAATCGGGCGCATCGGCGCTGACGGGGTACATCGCCGAGCACGTCGGAACCGACACCGCGATGTGGCTGCCCGCGTGGGCGGGCGCGCTCCTGGCACTGGCCGGGATCGTCAACTGGTTCCTCACCCCCGCGGGGTTCGAGCCCTCACCGCATACCGCGACGGTCGAGGTGCAGGTGCCCTGA
- a CDS encoding cold-shock protein, which translates to MATGTVKWFNSDKGFGFIAPDDGSGDVFAHFSAISGSGRRDLFEEQRVEFDVEQGQKGLQAANIRAI; encoded by the coding sequence ATGGCCACTGGCACTGTGAAATGGTTCAACTCCGACAAGGGTTTCGGCTTCATCGCTCCCGATGACGGTTCGGGCGACGTGTTCGCGCACTTCAGCGCGATCTCGGGCTCCGGCCGCCGCGACCTCTTCGAAGAGCAGCGCGTCGAGTTCGACGTCGAGCAGGGCCAGAAGGGCCTGCAGGCAGCGAACATCCGCGCCATCTAA
- the gcvT gene encoding glycine cleavage system aminomethyltransferase GcvT, with product MSTAAQTPRHTALHDEHAALGASFTDFGGWDMPLKYGSELEEHRAVRGTAGLFDLSHMGEVRVTGPDAATFLNSALAGNLARVAVGRAKYSLICAEDGGIIDDLITYRLGETEFLVVPNAGNAPAVAAALQERAAGFDVTVADESADTSLIAVQGPNSVAILAELIDSDQRQLLDDLKYYAAAPAVLSGTSVLLARTGYTGEDGFEIYLGNDEAVPLWRALLQAGEAHGLVPAGLASRDSLRLEAGMPLYGNELSRETTPFAAGLGPVVSFKKDEDFVGRAALEAAREQGASRRLVGLRGLGRRAGRSGYPVVLPVDGDADATVVGVVTSGQPSPTLGVPIALAYVDADHTEPGTRLDIDLRGKPQPFEVVELPFYRRGSSA from the coding sequence CGCTGCGCAGACCCCGCGCCACACGGCGCTGCACGATGAGCACGCCGCACTCGGCGCCTCCTTCACCGACTTCGGCGGTTGGGACATGCCGCTGAAGTACGGCTCCGAGCTCGAGGAGCACCGCGCCGTGCGCGGCACCGCCGGGCTCTTCGACCTCTCCCACATGGGGGAGGTGCGGGTAACCGGTCCCGACGCGGCCACCTTCCTGAACTCCGCGCTGGCGGGCAACCTCGCCCGCGTCGCGGTGGGCCGGGCGAAGTACTCGCTGATCTGCGCCGAGGACGGCGGCATCATCGACGACCTCATTACCTACCGTCTCGGCGAGACGGAGTTCCTCGTCGTGCCGAACGCCGGGAACGCTCCCGCGGTAGCGGCAGCGCTTCAGGAACGGGCCGCCGGCTTCGACGTCACCGTCGCCGATGAGTCGGCCGACACGAGCCTCATCGCGGTGCAGGGGCCGAACTCGGTGGCGATCCTCGCCGAGCTGATCGATTCGGATCAGCGGCAGCTGCTCGACGACCTCAAGTACTATGCCGCGGCACCCGCAGTGCTTTCCGGTACCTCCGTGCTGCTCGCCCGCACCGGGTACACCGGTGAGGACGGATTCGAGATCTACCTCGGCAACGACGAGGCCGTCCCGCTGTGGCGCGCGCTGCTCCAGGCCGGCGAGGCGCACGGACTGGTTCCCGCCGGTCTCGCGTCCAGGGATTCGCTCAGGCTCGAAGCGGGCATGCCCCTCTACGGGAATGAGCTGAGCCGCGAGACCACGCCGTTCGCGGCGGGCCTCGGCCCCGTCGTGTCCTTCAAGAAAGACGAGGACTTCGTGGGCCGCGCCGCTCTCGAGGCGGCGCGGGAGCAGGGCGCCTCCCGCCGGCTCGTGGGGTTGCGCGGTCTCGGCCGTCGCGCCGGGCGTAGCGGATACCCCGTGGTGCTGCCCGTCGATGGCGACGCCGATGCCACCGTCGTCGGTGTGGTCACGAGCGGCCAGCCGAGCCCGACCCTCGGCGTGCCGATCGCCCTCGCCTACGTCGACGCCGATCACACCGAACCGGGCACTCGTCTCGACATCGACCTGCGCGGCAAGCCGCAGCCGTTCGAGGTAGTGGAGCTCCCGTTCTACCGGCGCGGGTCGAGCGCCTGA
- a CDS encoding gamma-glutamyl-gamma-aminobutyrate hydrolase family protein, translated as MAHGTRVALIHVRESRPAAPAYQRLADSLNLRALRTLRDHGWEPSLHAAGDASIASSLAAARNADVVVIMGGEDVHPSFYAGEHDYPRSGVHDLQADDAQITVVREAVERGTPLLGICRGHQIINVALGGDLVQHLPQDGTHRLDLPHGSKRYSFTPHRIELDDQRWADTIDETELVQSSHHQAVGRLGGGLSSVSSAHDGIVEAIAHVESPVLGVQWHPEHPATPARQLTRLVDGLADRAGRNSLTHQFRNPRVAA; from the coding sequence ATGGCACACGGCACACGCGTCGCACTGATCCACGTGCGCGAAAGCCGGCCCGCTGCGCCGGCCTACCAGCGTCTCGCTGACAGCCTCAACCTGCGCGCACTGCGCACTCTCCGCGACCACGGCTGGGAGCCGAGCCTCCACGCCGCCGGCGACGCATCGATCGCCTCCTCGCTCGCTGCGGCACGCAACGCCGACGTCGTCGTCATCATGGGCGGTGAAGACGTGCACCCCAGCTTCTACGCCGGGGAGCACGACTACCCCCGCTCAGGAGTGCACGACCTCCAGGCCGATGACGCTCAGATCACGGTGGTGCGTGAGGCGGTCGAGCGCGGCACCCCGCTCCTCGGCATCTGCCGCGGCCATCAGATCATCAACGTCGCACTCGGCGGAGACCTCGTCCAGCACCTGCCCCAGGACGGGACGCACCGCCTCGACCTGCCTCACGGGTCCAAGCGCTACAGCTTCACCCCGCATCGCATCGAACTCGACGACCAGCGTTGGGCCGACACTATCGACGAGACCGAGCTCGTGCAGAGCTCCCACCACCAGGCCGTCGGGCGACTCGGCGGCGGACTCAGCTCGGTGTCGTCAGCGCACGACGGAATCGTCGAGGCAATCGCCCACGTCGAAAGCCCAGTGCTCGGCGTCCAGTGGCACCCCGAGCACCCCGCCACCCCCGCACGCCAGCTCACCCGACTCGTAGACGGGCTCGCTGATCGCGCAGGGCGAAACTCTCTCACCCACCAATTCCGCAACCCCCGCGTGGCGGCATGA
- a CDS encoding thioredoxin domain-containing protein codes for MTDPTPQDPHAHYTPVDRSVPQPGQGGSSKKVTIWTVAAILALAFTAFCVFLVMSRLDDQSSEAGGVEWPANMRTGGILFESGTGGLAPVLSEAPEEGAVPEPVATDRASGPLDIQLYVDYRCPACAAFEAENAALLEAAVTSGEATLELRPMTFLDDDTQYSSRAAGAVACVVDAQPELAWDAHTALLDSRVQPGHEAPGLENDEIVAVIERATGGLDGATRSCIEDERFAPFAQALNAWASSTAVPEADADDVTVAHTPFVVAGGAVYEGDASDGAAFAAFLAEQGLQVTQ; via the coding sequence ATGACCGATCCCACCCCGCAGGACCCGCACGCCCACTACACTCCCGTAGACCGCAGCGTGCCCCAGCCGGGACAGGGTGGTTCTTCGAAGAAGGTGACGATCTGGACGGTGGCCGCGATCCTCGCTCTCGCGTTCACCGCCTTCTGCGTGTTCCTCGTGATGTCGCGCCTGGATGATCAATCATCCGAGGCGGGCGGGGTCGAGTGGCCGGCGAACATGCGCACGGGCGGGATCCTGTTCGAGAGCGGCACGGGCGGCCTCGCGCCGGTGCTCTCCGAGGCGCCCGAGGAGGGCGCGGTCCCCGAACCCGTCGCGACGGACCGAGCGAGCGGACCGCTCGACATCCAGCTGTACGTCGACTACCGCTGCCCGGCGTGCGCCGCGTTCGAGGCAGAGAACGCCGCCCTGCTCGAGGCCGCCGTCACGAGCGGTGAGGCGACACTCGAGTTGCGACCGATGACCTTCCTTGACGACGACACCCAGTACTCGTCGCGCGCGGCGGGTGCCGTGGCGTGCGTGGTCGACGCGCAGCCCGAGCTGGCGTGGGACGCCCACACGGCGCTCCTCGACTCCCGAGTGCAGCCGGGCCACGAGGCACCGGGACTCGAGAACGACGAGATCGTCGCCGTGATCGAGCGCGCAACGGGCGGACTCGACGGCGCGACGCGATCCTGCATCGAGGACGAACGGTTCGCCCCGTTCGCGCAGGCGCTGAACGCGTGGGCATCGAGCACGGCGGTTCCCGAGGCTGATGCTGACGACGTGACGGTCGCGCACACCCCGTTCGTGGTCGCCGGCGGCGCGGTGTACGAGGGCGACGCGAGCGATGGTGCGGCATTCGCGGCGTTCCTCGCCGAACAGGGTCTGCAGGTGACGCAGTGA
- a CDS encoding aminotransferase class V-fold PLP-dependent enzyme, whose product MPENAIDQSEVSQLRAAFPYFAGLPESGAVAYLDAAATSQRPASVLDAERAFLERANAAVHRGTSQAVGSATEQFERARALVADFAGAPTSEQIVWAENATDALNLVALGIGEATAAVRTGDASLGVEESSRFALESGDEILVTEAEHHANLIPWQRLAAKTGATLRWIPVREDGTWTLDDARAAITPRTRIFAFAHVSNVTGMLAPVADLVALAHEAGAITVLDACQSVPHIPVDFADLGVDFAAFSGHKMLGPNGIGALYGRAELLAALPPARTGGSAITRVTMERAEFMPPPMRFEAGTQPVSQAVGLGAATEFLRAVGMERSAAREHELVERMVEGIVSTPGLRLLGPADSAERVALASVVVEGVHAHDVGQFLDEQGVLVRVGHHCAQPLHRALGITSSTRASVHVTTTEDEVDRFVDAVRGAQRYFGVEVAR is encoded by the coding sequence ATGCCGGAAAACGCGATCGATCAGTCCGAGGTGTCGCAGCTGCGGGCGGCGTTCCCCTACTTCGCGGGTCTCCCCGAGTCAGGAGCCGTCGCCTATCTGGACGCCGCCGCGACCTCCCAGCGCCCAGCGTCGGTGCTCGACGCTGAACGCGCGTTCCTCGAGCGCGCCAACGCCGCGGTACACCGGGGCACGAGTCAGGCCGTCGGATCCGCCACGGAGCAGTTCGAGCGCGCCCGCGCGCTCGTCGCGGACTTCGCTGGCGCCCCGACCAGTGAGCAGATCGTCTGGGCCGAGAACGCGACGGACGCCCTGAACCTCGTCGCGCTCGGCATCGGCGAGGCGACGGCCGCCGTCCGCACCGGCGACGCCTCCCTCGGAGTCGAGGAGTCTTCGCGCTTCGCGCTCGAATCGGGTGACGAGATCCTCGTCACCGAAGCCGAGCACCACGCGAACCTCATCCCCTGGCAGCGGCTCGCCGCGAAGACCGGGGCCACGCTGCGCTGGATCCCCGTCCGCGAGGACGGCACCTGGACACTCGACGACGCGCGCGCCGCGATCACCCCGCGCACCCGCATCTTCGCCTTCGCCCACGTCTCCAATGTGACCGGGATGCTGGCGCCCGTCGCAGATCTTGTCGCGCTCGCGCACGAGGCCGGCGCCATCACGGTGCTCGACGCTTGCCAGTCGGTGCCCCACATCCCCGTCGACTTCGCCGACCTGGGTGTCGACTTCGCCGCGTTCTCGGGTCACAAGATGCTCGGCCCGAACGGCATCGGCGCCCTCTACGGGCGCGCCGAACTTCTCGCGGCGTTGCCGCCGGCCCGCACCGGCGGATCCGCCATCACCCGCGTCACCATGGAGCGCGCGGAGTTCATGCCGCCGCCCATGCGCTTCGAGGCCGGCACGCAGCCGGTCTCGCAGGCCGTCGGCCTCGGCGCCGCAACCGAGTTCCTCCGCGCCGTCGGCATGGAGCGCTCGGCCGCGCGCGAGCACGAACTCGTCGAGCGGATGGTCGAGGGCATCGTTTCGACGCCCGGCCTCCGCCTGCTCGGCCCAGCCGACTCCGCAGAGCGCGTCGCCCTCGCCTCCGTCGTCGTCGAGGGGGTGCACGCGCATGATGTCGGGCAGTTCCTCGACGAGCAGGGAGTGCTCGTGCGCGTCGGGCACCACTGCGCCCAGCCGCTGCACCGCGCCCTCGGCATCACCTCGAGCACGCGAGCGAGCGTGCACGTCACCACGACCGAGGACGAGGTCGACCGATTCGTCGACGCGGTCCGCGGTGCCCAGCGCTACTTCGGAGTGGAGGTGGCTCGATGA
- the sufU gene encoding Fe-S cluster assembly sulfur transfer protein SufU — protein MSGLDSLYQELILDHSRRPIGKGELAADADALTASHHEFNPSCGDEIDVHIAVDPETGKIDQLAWQGQGCSISMASASVLAQLVRDEQVDLAEAQRRIDAFREMIQSRGESEPDEDLLGDAIAFQGVSKFVMRVKCAMLGWVALEADLRHVEAQRA, from the coding sequence ATGAGCGGTCTCGACAGCCTGTACCAGGAACTCATTCTCGACCACTCGCGCCGTCCCATCGGCAAGGGCGAGCTCGCAGCCGACGCCGACGCGCTCACCGCGTCGCACCACGAGTTCAACCCCAGCTGCGGCGACGAGATCGACGTGCACATCGCCGTCGACCCCGAAACCGGCAAGATCGACCAGCTCGCCTGGCAGGGCCAGGGCTGCTCCATCTCGATGGCGTCGGCGTCGGTGCTCGCGCAGCTCGTGCGCGACGAGCAGGTCGACCTCGCAGAAGCGCAGCGCCGGATCGACGCCTTCCGCGAGATGATTCAGTCGCGCGGCGAGTCCGAGCCGGACGAGGACCTGCTGGGCGACGCCATCGCCTTCCAGGGCGTATCGAAGTTCGTCATGCGAGTGAAGTGCGCCATGCTCGGCTGGGTCGCGCTCGAGGCCGACCTGCGGCACGTGGAGGCGCAGCGCGCCTAA